A portion of the Paenibacillus marchantiae genome contains these proteins:
- a CDS encoding TraR/DksA C4-type zinc finger protein: protein MSHFTAKQLQSLRSQLITEKRDIEHRLEQNEHYGLGDSMKLQTGELSPIDNHPGDVATEMYEREKDISLLEHDEFQLERIDSALHSIEEGHYGTCAVCQQPIPYERMQAVPYTKYCKKHQPETVVSENRPVEEEFLAPAFGRTSLDERDDQNGFDGEDAWQIVESWGTSNTPAMAEGRDIDSYDVMAIEATDEVEGCVEAYESFVATDIYGHDVSIVRNRQYRQYLENREGDGLLEPDVESDDSY, encoded by the coding sequence ATGTCACATTTCACTGCTAAACAACTGCAATCGTTACGTTCCCAACTGATAACCGAAAAGCGTGACATTGAACATAGACTGGAGCAAAACGAACATTATGGTCTTGGTGATTCCATGAAGCTTCAAACAGGTGAATTATCACCGATTGACAACCATCCAGGTGATGTAGCTACCGAGATGTATGAGCGCGAAAAGGATATTTCTCTGCTGGAGCATGATGAATTTCAACTGGAGCGCATCGATTCTGCCCTGCATTCCATCGAAGAAGGCCATTATGGAACTTGCGCCGTGTGTCAGCAACCTATCCCCTATGAACGCATGCAAGCTGTTCCTTACACCAAATACTGCAAAAAACATCAACCGGAAACCGTTGTCTCCGAAAATCGTCCTGTCGAGGAAGAATTCCTCGCTCCTGCCTTTGGCCGCACAAGCCTGGATGAACGTGACGACCAGAACGGCTTCGACGGCGAAGATGCATGGCAGATTGTTGAAAGTTGGGGCACCTCCAATACTCCGGCTATGGCTGAGGGACGCGACATCGACAGTTATGATGTTATGGCGATTGAAGCCACTGACGAAGTGGAGGGCTGCGTTGAGGCATATGAAAGCTTTGTCGCAACCGATATCTACGGCCATGACGTGTCCATCGTACGTAATCGGCAATATCGACAGTACCTAGAGAACCGTGAAGGTGATGGTCTGTTAGAACCAGATGTCGAGTCAGACGACTCATATTAA
- the lspA gene encoding signal peptidase II, producing MVYYILAFIVFLVDQGTKFLIATRMELRDEIPVIGNFFVITSHRNSGAAFGILQDQRWFFIVVTLVVVVALVWYLQKVKDTPHKLLPVALSLVLGGAIGNFLDRALTGEVVDFIQLNFGNYTFPIFNIADSAICIGVVLIIVETLLEGRREKAAAKVEGNEHHE from the coding sequence GTGGTGTATTATATCCTCGCTTTTATCGTATTTTTAGTCGATCAGGGAACGAAGTTCCTAATTGCAACCCGGATGGAACTTAGAGATGAAATTCCGGTGATTGGCAATTTCTTTGTCATCACATCACATCGTAACTCAGGTGCAGCTTTTGGTATTTTGCAGGATCAACGCTGGTTCTTTATTGTAGTTACACTGGTTGTCGTGGTGGCTTTGGTTTGGTATTTGCAAAAGGTAAAAGATACTCCGCACAAATTGCTGCCCGTGGCGCTTAGTTTGGTGCTTGGGGGAGCCATTGGTAACTTCCTGGATCGGGCTTTGACCGGAGAAGTGGTCGATTTTATCCAGCTTAATTTTGGTAACTATACGTTTCCCATTTTCAACATAGCCGACTCGGCGATCTGTATCGGTGTGGTACTGATTATTGTAGAAACGTTGCTTGAAGGACGGCGCGAGAAAGCAGCCGCAAAGGTCGAAGGGAATGAACATCATGAGTAA
- a CDS encoding RluA family pseudouridine synthase: MSKTQNEEQNNGDTSTHDDELLNGNDRMEWTVAAEHKKERIDKYITESMDNVSRSQVQLWIGDGFVTVNGVKVKANTKLSEGDLIELLIPEPTTVEIIAEDIPLEVVYEDSDLIVINKQRGLVVHPAPGHTSGTLVNALMYHCKDLSGINGELRPGIVHRIDKDTSGLIMAAKNDRAHASLAAQLKEHSVNRRYIALVHGHLSHDQGTIDAPIGRDTNDRKIYTVTERNSKHAVTHFTVTERINDYTLLELKLETGRTHQIRVHMKFIGHPLVGDPTYGRNKGIKMQGQALHAAILGFVHPTTGEYLEFTAPLPQDMEDVLASLRSR; the protein is encoded by the coding sequence ATGAGTAAAACGCAAAATGAAGAACAGAATAACGGAGATACGTCAACGCATGACGATGAACTCTTGAATGGCAATGATCGTATGGAATGGACGGTTGCCGCTGAACATAAAAAAGAACGAATTGACAAATATATTACAGAATCCATGGATAACGTATCGCGCTCCCAAGTTCAATTGTGGATCGGAGACGGATTCGTAACGGTGAACGGAGTTAAAGTCAAAGCTAACACCAAATTATCTGAAGGTGATCTGATAGAGCTTCTGATCCCTGAGCCGACGACTGTGGAGATTATTGCTGAAGATATTCCGCTTGAAGTGGTGTATGAAGATAGTGATTTGATCGTTATTAACAAACAGCGTGGCCTTGTTGTACATCCAGCACCAGGGCATACGTCAGGAACACTTGTTAATGCACTGATGTATCACTGTAAAGATCTCTCAGGCATTAACGGCGAGCTGCGTCCCGGTATTGTGCATCGGATTGATAAGGACACATCAGGTCTAATTATGGCTGCCAAAAATGATCGTGCTCACGCCTCGCTGGCTGCTCAGCTCAAAGAGCATAGTGTGAATAGACGATATATTGCACTCGTTCATGGGCATCTTAGCCATGATCAGGGTACGATTGATGCACCAATTGGTCGAGATACCAATGATCGCAAAATTTACACCGTTACAGAGCGTAACAGTAAACATGCGGTTACGCATTTCACCGTCACGGAGCGCATCAATGACTACACGTTGTTGGAACTGAAATTGGAGACAGGGCGTACCCACCAGATTCGTGTTCACATGAAGTTCATTGGTCATCCGCTTGTTGGAGATCCGACGTATGGTCGTAACAAAGGGATCAAAATGCAGGGACAAGCCCTGCATGCCGCGATTCTCGGTTTTGTACATCCAACGACCGGAGAATACCTTGAATTTACAGCTCCGCTTCCGCAGGATATGGAAGATGTTCTAGCCTCACTGCGTAGCCGCTGA